The genomic interval GGACAGATCCGCCATCTGCACCCGCTGCACCTGACGGGTAAATGGGTTGTCATCCTTTAGGATGCCCGTCAGGAGGTAATCCTGCCAGCTTTGATTCCGGCTGGCTAATGATTTAAACCAACGGCTATAGGCTCTGAGGCAGTCCAATCTACCCGTCGCATCCGTTTGTTCGGCATGGCAGAGGGTTTGCAGTAGCTCCAGAAACGCCAATCCCACCTCCCCATCTAGCACCGATTGGTAGATCAATAAAGAAGCAGCCTGACACAGCAAAGAATGGGGCGAAGTCGCAATAGAGGCATCCATAGAAATAGAATCCAGAATCCAGGAGTCATTCCAAATTAAATAGTCTTCGTGGCCCATCAACATCCTGTAGGGGCGTTTGGCCGAAACGCCCCTACCCGATCGGTCGCATTTGCAATTCAAATTGGTATCAGAATCCAGAATAACTGCTTTCCCCCTAACACCTGATATGTAGGTCATCAACAAACCTTGAGAAACCGGGTTTCTGAATGAAAACTCAGGGATTTCAGTCAGATTGATCAAGGGTGAGGAACCCGGTTTCTGATCCTGCAAGATGTGAGTCGTGCCAGTTATAAAAGTTGTGTTTAAGAATCGCCAGCAGTATTTGCAGATTGACACTGGGTACATAATCCAAAAAATTCCAGCATGTGGTAGTAAATTTTGAACTGGTAGGACTGGTTCAACTGAGTTTCCAGTTCATGTACCGGGCACTCATCAATGGGAATGGAACCCCCACATTGCAGACAGGTCAGGTGATGCTTGTCCTCCTGAATCAGGCTATAAAGCGCTTCGCCCCCCGCAACTGCCCGCGCCTGTACCACACCCTCTAGCTTCAATGACTCTAGAGCGCGGTAAACCGTTGCCAACCCCATTGCCTGATCCCGATTGCGCATTTCAATATACAAATCCTGAGCTGAAATGGCTCGATTGAGGGTTTGTAGCACCTTAAGAATGCGATCCTGGCTGCGCGTGCGATGAGATTTCATAGAGAGATGAGGGATAGAAGAAGGGAATTTGTCGAACGTCTCTTTGGGGATAGGTGGTGTTTCAGATTTACGGTGGCAGCCTTAGCAACGTTCCGCCGAACGTCTCTACAGCATAGGAACAACCTATCTAGAACACCACCTGAGGCTATATCCCAGATTAGTCTCTTGACAGACTCCCTTGTAAAAAACTTATCGGTAACCCTCCTCCTTTTCCTGCCTTCATCCCTGACCCACGCCCTATTGCCGAACCAAAATGCACCCAGAACGAGCGGGCAGTTTCAGTTCCAACTGAGCCGTCCCTTCGTCATTCATCCATTGAAAGTCTGCATTACCAAACAGGAGTTGATTCGGTTGGGACTTGAGTATCTCTGCTTGAAACTGCACATGGGCGGGTACGGTTCCAATATTAACGGCAACCAATAGTTCTTCCTCTCCCAAAATACGAGCAAAGACATAAACCGTGGTTTCAGCAAATAGCATTTGATATTTCCCAACTCGCAGTGCGGGGTAAGCGTGGCGGCAGGCGATGAGTTTGCGATGGTAGGAAAAGATTTCCCGATCCCATTCAGCCTCTGGGGGAAACCCGCGCCGGGAATCTGGATCGAGCGCCCCTGCTAAGCCCACTTCATCTCCATAGTAAATGCTGGGTGCGCCAGGGAAGGTCAGCAGGAGTAGGGTTGCCAATTCGACGCTGGCTCGATCGCCCCCTGCGATTGTCAGCAATCGGGCGGTGTCATGGCTTGCCAGCAGGTTTAACTGGGTCAGCTGAATTTCCCAAGGATAAAGGTTTAAGAGCTGCTGAATTTGCTCACCGTACTCCTTGGCAAACAACGGTGGATAGGGGTGGTAGGACCGATCCTGCACCTGCTCCATGTCCACCCGATCGCCTGCGGTGAAGGCAATGGTTGGTGCCGCAAACAGATAATTCATGACACCATCGAACTGCGTGCCATCCAGCCATTCCCGCGAATCCTCCCATACCTCGCCGACAATGTAAGCTTCCGGGTTGAGGGCTTTAACGCGATCGCGAAATTCTTGCCAGAAGCCAGGAGTTCTGACTTCAAACGGTACATCCAACCGCCAACCATCAATGCCGAACTTAATCCAGTATTCGGCAATCTCCATGATGTATTCCCGCACTTCCGGGTTGTCATGGTTGAACACAGGTAATGCCCGATTCCCAGCCCACCCCTCATAGTTTGCCGGAAACTCTCCGTTGTAGGGAGACAGGGGCCAACCCTGCAACTTAAACCAATCTACCCAGGGGGAATAGGGACCATTTTCCAGTACATCATGGAAAAAGAAAAAGCCCCGACTGGAATGGTTAAACACCCCATCCAAAACCACCTTAATATCCCGTCGATGCGCCTCATCCAATAGTTCCTTAAACGCCGAATTTCCCCCCAACATCGGGTCAACCTGATAATAGTCGTGGGTATGGTAACGGTGATTACTGGCTGACTGAAAAATCGGCGTGAAATAAACGGCATTGATTCCCAAATCTTGCAGATAATCCAGCTTTTCAATCACGCCCCACAAATCCCCACCTTTGTAGCCCTGGAGCGTGGGCATCGCAGACCATTCTTCCCAGGTCGCATTTTTCAATAGCCGCTTGCGGGGTTGCTGGCTACGGGCGAAACGGTCTGGAAAAATCTGATAGAAAACCGCATGCTTAACCCAATCCGGCGTTTGAATCTCCATTGTGATTTATCCTCCTACTCCAGGGATTAGGTTACAAATATTTACGAATTCTGAACTCTACTTTCCGGTAGAGACTTTGCTGAGGAATGGGAATTAAATAAGTTCGAGAATTGGGTAGGGGCGGGTTTACCGATATCTTCATACAAATGATGGTTTGACTGTAAAACCCGCCCGTACAATTCGCGGTATTTGTTTAATCCGTGATCTTTAATTGATGGATTTATACCAATTTGAGTGACGTTAAAGGCAGATGATTTCCTGGAAAGCTTATCTCTAAAGGCTTCTACAATCTACAATCTGCAATCTAAAACGGTATTACATATCAAAATTCCCCCAGGGAAGTTTTACCAGAAACTTCCCTGGGGGTGGTAGAACCGTCCTTTTAAGATGATGAATTTAACAAATCCGCAAACTGTACGGGCGGGTTTAGCAGACTACCGTTACCCTGCAATAGTTTGGCGGCAAAACCCGCCCCTACCCACTGGCGAACTTATCTAATTCCCATTCCTTAGTTAAGAAATGCCATTATTTGCTATTGGTTGTCTTCTCTAACAAATTCTTAGCACCTTCGACTAAGCCGCCCTCTCCCCGATGCTCCTGTTTGTAAGCTTTGAGATCTTGCTCGTACTCTTCATCCAGCTCCTGGGGATTGTTTACTGCGTCTTTTGCATCTTTTGCCATTTCTTCATAGGAGCGTTCTCGTTGCTGGGCAGATTTGTTATTACCGATCGTCCTTTCCTGGTTTGTTTGGTGGCTTGAAACCGTAGCCGCGGCAGCAGGTTGCTGCACCCCAAAAAAGACACTCGACAGACTCAGTAAGCCGACCAGACCAAGAACCAACAGATTTTTACCCAGGATTTGTCCTAAGAATGAAATAAACCGTTGCATATTAATTCCTCCAATTATTTTTGTGTGTTTTCAGCATTGAATGTCTCTCAGAGCTGGTCTGAAGAGATGCAATTCGATTTGTTTAAAAGCAAGGCTTTCAGAGGAATCCTACGAGTTCAACGGGGGCTACGCCTTCTACCTACGGATACATTAGGATGACCCACGCCTATTTCTTTCGTCAGGCTGCATGCGTTTCTCTGGAAGGGCTGCATGAAGGGCTGTGCCATCTGTGCCATCCAGAGCACAGGCAATCATCATCCTTACAGCCGATTCCATTTGGATTCCCCACACCCCACACCCCATCGAAATGCACCATTCTTACCGCTATTTTCCTGCGCTCTGTTCTACTCCGGCAATCCGTGGGAATGCTACAGGTAATGATAATTTTCTAAGCAAACATCTCACCTATTTTACTGGTGTGGGATCGCTCTTGAAGGCATCAAGGTGATCCTGGATTTGCTTTTTTCATGACTCTGACAACAGCCCGCAATTAATTTTGGGCACATTTTGGCTATCCCGTAGTTAGCAGAATGCTAATCGTTATTTCCTGTTATCAGAACTGGTTCCTCCAACCCAGATAAGACTGTTACAACAATTCCAAAATGTCTGTTAAATCAAGGTTCTGGTTCATGGCACCAATGTGTTGTTACTTCAATTGGCTCTGTTACCTGACTTAAAAATAGCCTCCTTTATCACCTTTAAAAAACCTCTTTCAACTGCATGATGTTTGGCTTTTAGATGTTTGGCTTTCAAGTGGGAGGGTGCAATTAAATATAAGACCTGTGTAGGTTAGTTTGAGGCACGAAACCCAATGCCCGCATGGGTTACGCTATCGCTACCCATCCTACTTTTATTGAAACTACCTACTTAATGATAAAAAACAATTCACTGTTTAGAAATCAGGTGTTATCCGAAGGCAAGAAGAATCATGGTGAATGATGGAAGAAGCGTCTCCAAACCCGTAAAAGGTATTTCTGCCGATCTGCTGGCAGTCCAATTTCAAGTTGCTGCCAAATCCCATTTCAGCGGCAAGTTCGATTTTTCAGCGGACGATGGAAGACAGTGGAGCCTTTACTTTCGGTTAGGTCGCTTAATCTGGGCTGCCAGCAGTGAGCATCGCTTTCGCCGTTGGTATCGCTTGCTCAAGCAATTTTGTCCCACGATTCACCCCCAATCCATTAAAATCCGCGAAAAAGATTTTCCTTTCTACTGGGAGTATCTGGTGCTATCGGTTCTATTTAAGCGCCAGCATATTAGTCGGGAACAGGCGATCGCGCTGATTCAAACCGTTGCCATTGAAGTTTTATTTGACTTGCTTTACACCGGCGAGCAAATTACCGCGAGTGGCTATGTTTATGACAAGCAAGAAGAGTTTAGCGATCCACTGGCTCCATTTAATGCGGAACAGCTACTTGGGCAGGTGCAGCAAGATTTGAACAATTGGTATAACGCTGGATTGATTCATTATTCGCCGCATGCTGTACCCGTCATCAAGCGCCCGGATGACTTGCAGCGCTCTATTTCTGCCAAAACCTATCAGACCCTCAAAACGCTTATTGATGGCAATTCAACCTTACGAGACTTAGCCAGAGCCACAGGGCAGAATTTGCTCAGTCTGACGCGGGCGTTGTCTCCCCATTTTCAGCGAGATTTAATTGGACTCAACAAGGTGCCAGACTTTCCAGTTCCCAGCGATGTTGGCACCCCAACGGCACCTGTCACGATCGCAGATCCGAATGCGCCTCTGATTGTTTGTATTGACGATAGCCCCCAGGTTTGTAAGTCAATGGAGCGCATTATTCAATCCGCTGGTTATCGCTATCTCAGTATCGAAGATTCGGTGCATGCGCTGCCGTTACTGCTGGAGAAGAAGCCTAACTTGATTTTTTTAGATCTGGTGATGCCGATCGCCAGTGGCTACGAGATCTGTGCTCAAATTCGGCGAATTTCTGTATTTAAGACTATTCCAATTGTCATTTTGACGGGTAAGGACGGGATTGTGGATCGGGTGCGTGCCAAAGTTGTTGGGGCTTCCGGCTTCCTGGCGAAACCGGTAGACCCGCCAAAAGTACTGGCGATCGCCCAACAATATTTGCCGATCACCCCACCTGCGACTGTTTCTGTTCCTACAGACAACTTGGTTAGCCAACCAGAGTCGTCAGCAGAGCGCTACGACATGGGTGAAACAACAGCCTTGTTAATTCAACAAAGCCTGAATAACATTTCGACCTCCCTGTAGCTTGCCTCCATTCAATGTTCTCAATCCTTTAATGAGCATCACACCATGAGTACGGTTTTACTGATCGAAGATAGTTTGACAGAATCTGAAATCTTGACCCGCTATCTCCAACAAGCAGGGCTTCGGGTCATCAGTGCCAAGAGTAGTGAAGAAGCTCAAGATCGGTTGACGCTGCAAAAGCCGGATCTGATTGTGCTGGATGTAATTTTACCGGGGCAAAGCGGGTTTGAACTCTGCCGCGAATTGAAAGCGAATCAGGATACAAAAGGCATTCCGATCGTCATGTGTTCGACCAAAAATACCGATGTAGACAAGATGTGGGGCAATATGTTGGGGGCAGATGCCTATATTCCCAAGCCCGTCAATCAGCAGGAATTTCTGCAAACCGTCTGCCGTTTGATGGGGAAAGCGGCATGACTCAGCGGTCATCCTTTGGCGACCACCAGAGCCAAAACCATGCTCGCCTGCTGCAGCTAGCCTACCAGGGAGATGTGACGGCGATCGCAACGTTGATGAATCGCCACTTGCTGCGTCAACAGATCACCTGCCAGGTGGCGTGGGAGGGAAATGGGCTTCAGATTCGCCTGGAAGCAGCCCGCGTACCTGCCCCAGAGCCGCTGTTCTCGGTGATTCACCGCACCATTCTAAAGCTCCAGGTCCACACGCTCAAAACCCTGAAAGTCAGTTGTTATCAGGCGGGTAGCGACCAGGTAGCCTGGAGCCAGGAACGGGCGATCGTGCCAACCAGTGCGGTTAAGGCAGAAGTGGGCAGGCGGCAGGCAAATCGGGTTCAACCAGCAACGGCTGCGCCAATTTCCCTGCAAGATTGGCTGCGTCAGAAGGCACAGGCATCCCTCGTCGAACTCATCCAGCCCACCCCGACAGCCAGTGAACCGGAAGCGGAATTACGGTTTCTCCGGTTTTCCTTTAGTGCCGCTGAAACGGCGCTACTTCCCTTGAGCAGCATTCGCCAGGTGATGAAGCTGCAACCACAGACCGTAATGGCTGTTCCCGATCTGCCAGCGTTTGTGATTGGAGTCGGCAATTTTCATGGCGAAATGCTGTGGATGGTGGATCTGGGTCTCCAGCTTGGGTTTCAAGGCACCCCGGCAGGGTGGGATAACCTGCGGCAATCTACCCCCACTGGGGCAAGTCTAGCGCCAGGAAATTGGATGGCGATCGTGGTTCAAGCCCAGGGTAAATCGTTGGGACTCGTCGTCCCCCAGGTGATCGACATTGAAAGCCACACCCCTAACCAGCTACAGCCGCCAACGGTGGATTTGTTCCCACCGACCCTGTTGCCCTTTATCCAGGGCTATTTAGTTCGTTCGAGCAGCCCCGTTCTGGATGTGAATACGCTGATTGCCGATCGCCGTTTACAGGTTCATGCTGCTTAGTCCACCGTCCTTTCCAGTGCCCACTCTACCTGCATTCAGAGGTTAATAGCCGTGACCAATTCTCATTCAAACCAGGATTTATTTGCCCTCTTTGAGGAGGTGCAAAAAGAATCAACCTTACTAGACAGTCCCTACGCTGCGCCAAACGTTCCTCCTCCAAACCCGGTTACTCCCATGCAGAACTACGACAGCAATTGGAATCCTGACCTGACCGCAGGGGTGAGTCAGGGAGGGATGGCAACCGGGAACGGTAATGGCTACCGGACAAACGGCAATGGCAATGGTTCGAGTTATGCCAACGGTCAGGCGGCTTCCAGTCAGCCTGAAACAGCTGTACAAAAGGCTGTTGTGGCGATTCAGGCACTCCGCAAAGAGGTAGAGAAGTCGCAGAACGCGATCAAAACGGAGATGACCAGAGCGGGAACAGCGAGCAACCCGGTCATTGCAGAAAACCTCAGTCAACTCGACAAACTGCCACCACTTTTAGAGCAGCTGGGACAGTTTGTGCAGCAGCAGTTCCAGGGGCAATTGCCAGTGGCAATGCAGCAGCAAATTGCTGCCAACCGGGAGTGGTTAGGGGAGATCGCCCAACAGATGCAGCAGGCAGAAACCCAGGACGATCTATTCAGCCTGATTGTCAGCGAAGTTCGCAATCAACTTCAGGTCGATCGGGTCATCATTTTCAACTTTGATACAGGAAAACAAGGGCACGGTGCTGGCGGAATCCCTTGCTTCCGATTGGACTCCCATGTTGGGTGAAGCCTTACCCGCGATTCTATTTGGGGCTGAAAATACCCGTGAGTACAAACGTAAACAGATTGTGAGCCTGCACTCGCAAAACTCCGATCGTGTGTTTGCCTATCGTCGCCAATTGATCGATCGCTTTCAACTTCTAGCCAGTCTGGCAATTCCGCTGGTCATCAACGATCAAGTTCAGGGTTTGCTCGTAGTGCAGCAATGTCAGCAGCCCCGGATCTGGCAGGAGCCAGAAATTTATCTGTTAGCCGACATCGGCGCTAAGCTGTCTCTCGTTTTGCAATTCATTCAGTTCAAACTGCAACTGAAACAGATTGCCGCCCGGGAACAGGCAGCCGACAAAGTAATCCAAAAAATTCGCAGCACGGTTGATATGGAGGCGATTTTTCGGGTCACAACGCAGGAGGTCAGCCGCCTGCTCGATGTCGAACGTGTCACCATTTACAAATTCCGTCCCGATTTCTTTGGCGACTTTATTGAAGAAACCGTTGCAGGCAATTACCCCCGGTTGGTTGGTAGTGGCTGGGAAGACCCGTATCTTAACGAACATCGCGGGGGGCGCTTTCGCAACAACGAACCGTTAATCGTCGAAGACATCCAGGTGGGCGAACTATTGTGGGAAGGTGGACAGTTGAATCTGCAAGCACCGCCCAAACCGCTCACTGATTGCCACATTGAGGCCCTGGAATACTACCAGGTCAAAGCCTGTGCCGTGGTTGCCATCTTCCAGGGGCAAAAGCTGTGGGGCTTGCTCTCTACGTTCCAGAACCGGGATTCGCGCCACTGGGAAGAAGCCGATATTCACCTGCTGATGAAAATCGCCAACCAGCTTGGAATTGCCTTGCAACAAGCCGAATTTATGGCACAGGTAGAAGCCAAGGAAGTGCAACTGGAAAAATTAGCGGCGCGGGAACGGGCAACCGATCGGGTCATTCAAAAAATTCGCAGCACAACTGATTTGCAAGCCATCTTTAAGCTGACGACGCAGGAAGTCGGTCGGTTGCTGAATGTCGAGCGCGTCACCATTTACAAATTCCGTCCCGATTTCTTTGGCGACTTTATTGAGGAAAGCGTTGCAGGTAACTATCCTCGACTGGTGGGCAGCGGTTGGGAAGATCCCTATATCAGTGAACATCGCGGGGGGCGTTTCCGCAACAACGAACCGTTAATTGTGGAGGATATTCAGGTTGGTGAAACCCACTGGTCCGGGGGACGGATGCATCCCCAAATTCCCCGTAAGCCTCTCACAGACTGTCATATTGAAGCGTTACAGTACTACCAGGTAGAAGCCTGCGCCATCGTTGCCATCTTTCAGGGACAACAACTCTGGGGCTTGCTTTCTGCCTTCCAAAACACGGGTCCGCGCCAATGGGAAGAGGCAGAAGTCCAACTGCTGATGCAAATTGCCAATCAGTTGGGCATTGCTCTACAGCAGGCAGCATCGGTTACAGAAGCGCAACAAAAAGCGCAGCAACTGCAAAAAGGAATTGAACGCGAGCAGGCGCTTGCCCGCGTCGTCAACCGCATCCGTAACACGCTGGACATCGACACCATCTTTAAAGCAGCGACGCAAGAAATTCGGAGTCTGCTGAATGTGGAGCGGGTCACTATTTATAAATTCCGTCCTGACTTCTTTGGTGACTTTATTGCTGAATCGGTGACGGGCGGCTACCCCAACCTTGCGGGCAGTGGCTGGGAAGACCCCTACATTGGCGAACATCAGGGCGGTCGATTTCGCCACAACATTCCATTGATTGTGGATGACATTCATATCGGTGAAACCCTCTGGGAAGCGGGTCGGCTGAATACCCAGGCTGCCCGAAAACCGATGACAGATTGCCATGTGGAAGCCCTGGAATACTACCAGGTGCAAGCCTGTGCCGTCGTCTCGATTTTTCAGGGTAGCAAGCTCTGGGGGTTGCTCTCAGCGTTTCAAAACAGTGCCACGCGGGTCTGGGAGGAGGGTGAAGTTAACTTGCTGATGCAGGTTGCTAACCAGATTGGCATTGGCATTCAACAGGCGGAATATGCCAGTCAGTTGCAGGCACAGTCCCAACAATTGGCAGAAGCCGTTGCCCGTGAGAAAGCCTCAAAAGAATTGTTGCAACAACGGGCTGTACAACTTTTGATGGCAGTCCGACCAGCACTGGAAGGCGATTTAACCGTGCGGGCACCGCTGACGGAAGATGAAATGGGTACGATCGCCGATGCCTACAACAACACCCTGCAAGCTCTGCGAAAAATTGTTGTCCAGGTACAGGATGCTGCCACGCGGGTCAGTGCCACGTCTCAAGGCAACAGCAGTGAGATGATCAAACTGGCTCAAGGTGCTCAAAAAGAGTCGCAGCAGATGACGGCGGCACTGGCACAAATTCAGGCAATGATTGAGGGTACGCAGGCGGTTGCCAGTAGCGCCCAAAAGGTAGAAGTAGCGGTGCAACAAGCGAATCAAACCGTGCAACAGGGTGATGCTGCCATGAACCGCACTGTAGAAGGAATTCAAACCATTCGCCAAACGGTGTCGGAAACCAGCAAGAAAATTAAGCAACTGAGTGAATCGTCCCAGAAGATCTCGAAAGTGGTGAATCTGATTTCCGGCTTCACAACCCAGACCCAACTGCTGGCGTTGAATGCGGCGATCGAAGCAACCCGTGCGGGTGAAGCAGGACGGGGCTTTGCTGTGGTGGCAGATGAAGTGCGATCGCTGGCGCGCCAGTCGGCGGAAGCAACAACTGAAATTGAAAAACTGGTGCAGGAAATTCAAGCTGAAACCAGTATGGTGTCTCAGGCAATGGATACGGGCATTCAACAGGTGGTCAACGGTACCGCCCTGGTCAACGAAACCCGCCAGAGTTTGACGGCGATCATTGGGGCAACGGCGCAGATCAGCAGCCTGGTGCAGCATATTACCCATGCCACTCAGGCACAGACGCAGGATTCTCAACTGGTGAGGCAAACCATGGCAGACGTGGTCGCGATCGCCAACGAAACCTCGGCGGCAACCAAACAGATCGCCACGTCCTTCGAGCAACTCCTGGCAACTGCCAGCGAACTGCAAACCACCGTTGGACGGTTCAAATTATAAGTTGCAAACCTATCAGATCCCACTCTAGAACGTCATCTTATGCCTGTCTCTGCTACTGTCCATCCGGAAGACTACGCCAACTTCCGCTCCGAAGCCAGTGACTTGCTCCAAACGATCGAGCAGGAATTGTTCAACCTGAAAGCCGATCGCACTGCGGCGCGGGTACATGCTTTGATGCGATCGGCGCATACCCTCAAGGGCAGCGCTGCCAGCATTCAACTGGAAACCGTGAAGTCAGTTGCCCACGCTTTAGAGGATGTCTTCCGGGCACTCTATAACCCTGAGATTGTGATTGACGCTGAACTGGAAGCGTTACTCTTTCAGGCATACGAGTGCTTGCGGCTACCGCTGATCGCCGAGTTTACGGGTAGCAGCGTGGATGAGGCAGACGTTTTAGGGCGAACCACCGCCGTTCTTTCGCAACTGCAAACAAAGTTGGGCGACCTGTTTGATCAGGAAACTCCCATTCCCACGTCTGCTGAGTTGGGGTTTGATATGGTGCAGTCGATGTTTGAGGGTGGTGTGGAACAGCGTTTGCAAGCGCTGGAACAGGCTCTGGCTCAGCTCCAATCAACCCTGGCAGCGCAACTCCAAACCGAAGCTGAGGTGTTTCTGGGTTTAGCAGAATCGGTGCAGTTGGTTGGCTTTGCCGCGATCGCCCAAACCACCCTAGCAGCGCTGGCGGCTCATCCCGATCAGGTCAGTGCGATCGCGGCGCTGGCAATTGCTGATTTTCGGCAGGGGCAAGCCGCCATTTTGGCGGGCGATCGCACCCAGGGCGGCACACCTTCCCCTGCCCTCAAGCAATTTACCCAGGTGGGAAACCCCCGCCCCAACCCGATCAGAACGAATGGGGACAAAGTTCAGTTCTCCCCGAACGGGCAGTCGCAACAACTGTCGGACGGCAACCCCAGGGAGTCGCTGCTGCCACCCCCAACTTCCGGCAATAAGCTGAGATCGGTTCTGCAATGGCTCAAAGACTTTTTTACCCTGGAGCCTACGGGTCAGACCGATCGGGTGGCTTCTCCCCCTACTGCTAGCCCTGCCGCTGAGCCGCGGCCGTCCGATCCCTTCGAGTTCAGCCTGGATGCCCTCTTTGATGCCAGCCAACCGGAAACCAGTCCAACGCCCACGCCTCCCCAGGACGATGGGTTTCCATCCGTTTCCCTACTGCCCTTAGACCTCGACCTTGAGCCGATCGCGCCTGTTGCCCCAGCCGCTTCCTTGCCCACCCCGACACCTGATTTTACCCCTGCCGCTATTGCTTCCCCGCTGCCAGATCTCAGTGTCAGTGAGGTCTCTTCGACTGCCGACTCCCCTGCCCCAGTGCCTGTTGTGCGCGTGAAACTAGGGCAACTGGAACGGCTCGATTATCTGGCAGGAGAACTGTTGATTAACCAGAACCAGCAAACGACGCAGGACGATCGGCTGCGACTGGCAACCCAAGAACTGTTAGCTTATCTGCAAAAGCACAAACGCACGCTCAGCAATTTGCAGAGCTGGTCTGATCTAACTTTGG from Kovacikia minuta CCNUW1 carries:
- a CDS encoding Fur family transcriptional regulator; its protein translation is MKSHRTRSQDRILKVLQTLNRAISAQDLYIEMRNRDQAMGLATVYRALESLKLEGVVQARAVAGGEALYSLIQEDKHHLTCLQCGGSIPIDECPVHELETQLNQSYQFKIYYHMLEFFGLCTQCQSANTAGDS
- a CDS encoding glycoside hydrolase family 13 protein, producing the protein MEIQTPDWVKHAVFYQIFPDRFARSQQPRKRLLKNATWEEWSAMPTLQGYKGGDLWGVIEKLDYLQDLGINAVYFTPIFQSASNHRYHTHDYYQVDPMLGGNSAFKELLDEAHRRDIKVVLDGVFNHSSRGFFFFHDVLENGPYSPWVDWFKLQGWPLSPYNGEFPANYEGWAGNRALPVFNHDNPEVREYIMEIAEYWIKFGIDGWRLDVPFEVRTPGFWQEFRDRVKALNPEAYIVGEVWEDSREWLDGTQFDGVMNYLFAAPTIAFTAGDRVDMEQVQDRSYHPYPPLFAKEYGEQIQQLLNLYPWEIQLTQLNLLASHDTARLLTIAGGDRASVELATLLLLTFPGAPSIYYGDEVGLAGALDPDSRRGFPPEAEWDREIFSYHRKLIACRHAYPALRVGKYQMLFAETTVYVFARILGEEELLVAVNIGTVPAHVQFQAEILKSQPNQLLFGNADFQWMNDEGTAQLELKLPARSGCILVRQ
- a CDS encoding response regulator — encoded protein: MVNDGRSVSKPVKGISADLLAVQFQVAAKSHFSGKFDFSADDGRQWSLYFRLGRLIWAASSEHRFRRWYRLLKQFCPTIHPQSIKIREKDFPFYWEYLVLSVLFKRQHISREQAIALIQTVAIEVLFDLLYTGEQITASGYVYDKQEEFSDPLAPFNAEQLLGQVQQDLNNWYNAGLIHYSPHAVPVIKRPDDLQRSISAKTYQTLKTLIDGNSTLRDLARATGQNLLSLTRALSPHFQRDLIGLNKVPDFPVPSDVGTPTAPVTIADPNAPLIVCIDDSPQVCKSMERIIQSAGYRYLSIEDSVHALPLLLEKKPNLIFLDLVMPIASGYEICAQIRRISVFKTIPIVILTGKDGIVDRVRAKVVGASGFLAKPVDPPKVLAIAQQYLPITPPATVSVPTDNLVSQPESSAERYDMGETTALLIQQSLNNISTSL
- a CDS encoding response regulator transcription factor, with protein sequence MSTVLLIEDSLTESEILTRYLQQAGLRVISAKSSEEAQDRLTLQKPDLIVLDVILPGQSGFELCRELKANQDTKGIPIVMCSTKNTDVDKMWGNMLGADAYIPKPVNQQEFLQTVCRLMGKAA
- a CDS encoding chemotaxis protein CheW — translated: MTQRSSFGDHQSQNHARLLQLAYQGDVTAIATLMNRHLLRQQITCQVAWEGNGLQIRLEAARVPAPEPLFSVIHRTILKLQVHTLKTLKVSCYQAGSDQVAWSQERAIVPTSAVKAEVGRRQANRVQPATAAPISLQDWLRQKAQASLVELIQPTPTASEPEAELRFLRFSFSAAETALLPLSSIRQVMKLQPQTVMAVPDLPAFVIGVGNFHGEMLWMVDLGLQLGFQGTPAGWDNLRQSTPTGASLAPGNWMAIVVQAQGKSLGLVVPQVIDIESHTPNQLQPPTVDLFPPTLLPFIQGYLVRSSSPVLDVNTLIADRRLQVHAA
- a CDS encoding GAF domain-containing protein — protein: MIQENKGTVLAESLASDWTPMLGEALPAILFGAENTREYKRKQIVSLHSQNSDRVFAYRRQLIDRFQLLASLAIPLVINDQVQGLLVVQQCQQPRIWQEPEIYLLADIGAKLSLVLQFIQFKLQLKQIAAREQAADKVIQKIRSTVDMEAIFRVTTQEVSRLLDVERVTIYKFRPDFFGDFIEETVAGNYPRLVGSGWEDPYLNEHRGGRFRNNEPLIVEDIQVGELLWEGGQLNLQAPPKPLTDCHIEALEYYQVKACAVVAIFQGQKLWGLLSTFQNRDSRHWEEADIHLLMKIANQLGIALQQAEFMAQVEAKEVQLEKLAARERATDRVIQKIRSTTDLQAIFKLTTQEVGRLLNVERVTIYKFRPDFFGDFIEESVAGNYPRLVGSGWEDPYISEHRGGRFRNNEPLIVEDIQVGETHWSGGRMHPQIPRKPLTDCHIEALQYYQVEACAIVAIFQGQQLWGLLSAFQNTGPRQWEEAEVQLLMQIANQLGIALQQAASVTEAQQKAQQLQKGIEREQALARVVNRIRNTLDIDTIFKAATQEIRSLLNVERVTIYKFRPDFFGDFIAESVTGGYPNLAGSGWEDPYIGEHQGGRFRHNIPLIVDDIHIGETLWEAGRLNTQAARKPMTDCHVEALEYYQVQACAVVSIFQGSKLWGLLSAFQNSATRVWEEGEVNLLMQVANQIGIGIQQAEYASQLQAQSQQLAEAVAREKASKELLQQRAVQLLMAVRPALEGDLTVRAPLTEDEMGTIADAYNNTLQALRKIVVQVQDAATRVSATSQGNSSEMIKLAQGAQKESQQMTAALAQIQAMIEGTQAVASSAQKVEVAVQQANQTVQQGDAAMNRTVEGIQTIRQTVSETSKKIKQLSESSQKISKVVNLISGFTTQTQLLALNAAIEATRAGEAGRGFAVVADEVRSLARQSAEATTEIEKLVQEIQAETSMVSQAMDTGIQQVVNGTALVNETRQSLTAIIGATAQISSLVQHITHATQAQTQDSQLVRQTMADVVAIANETSAATKQIATSFEQLLATASELQTTVGRFKL